The segment TTCTCTCAGTATGACTCTTCCTCGGGACCTGAGATTTCTGTGGATGAGTTGCTGGCTCGGCGTCTTTCTGTGCGTCGGGATAAGCTCCGTTTGCGGAGGTTCAGCGAGACACGTGTACGTAAGGTGTAAGTCTTTGGGGatatttttctttcgcttgttttttttttttttttttttttttttttgagagggggtgggagggtaggaggatgacAATATGAGAACGtgatattctatttttcattttttacggtGTGTTTCGTTTCGGTTTTGAAGTTATgtaacatttgtttgtttgtttgtttttgtagggTAATATAACAATATGAGAACATGatatagttttatttcttttgcgtTGCGGTTCGTTTCAATTTTGCTGTAAtgcttcatttttcatttcttgttttttattttcttattttttctattacaaatataaaagaaataacgcTACGTGACCAATGTACATCTACAACCGTTTATTCAGGCTGATCCATCTTGCACAAGCCTTGTTGTTCATCTCACATTATCCTcgcctaatccccctcccccccccttctcctaggTATAAAAGATGAAGACGATGGAAGGCGAGATCACTGTCAGCTGCGACGTGAAGGAGAGGTGAGTGGAGGAGCCGCGGACTGACCTCTTGTTATCCAGATGTTTTCTGaatttaagggagagagaaactgaatgCAGAAGCTTGTTTTTAAAGGAAAAATGGGAAGTTGATGTAATCATATGTAATTTTGTGTTTTAATACTTGTAGGATAAAATGCAGTCCGTGGCAGTGTGTGTGTTGGTCCTCGCGGCTGGAGTGTCGGCTGTCCCGCCGGCAGGAGGCTTCGCGGCCTCGCCTTGGGCTGACAGTGAGTCCGTTTTCTTGTGAGGAGGCCAGGCAGTTCGCCTTCAAACAAAACCGTAGATTAGTTAACATATTGTGATTGAAAAACAATTCGACACAAAATAAGTTCATCTGAAGCATGACGTCTAACGCATTGTTTCATCTTCAAAATTTGCTTTGCTACACCTGTCTATCACTATTTTAAATTCTTTCATCCTACCCTTCAagtttttcttctgtcttctgctttccctcctctttcaccataGCCATTCCTCCCCAGCCTCGATGTGCTCCCCTACGGACCCCCCGGCGGTGTGCCAGCTGAAGAAGGGCCAGTGCTCCCCCCTGGCCACGGTCTTCTCCCCCCCGGGCGGCCCCGTCAAGGCCGTCACCTCCTGCGCCACTGCCACCGGCGTCGTCCTCGGCCCGCAGTTCTACATGAGCATTGGTGAGGCGGAAGGCATTTTATTACGGAATATCTGTCTGTTAAAGAAAATCATTaaagataaacatgataatttATAAAGAGTGAGAGTCCaaattcttttctttcgttgctTCAGGCAAGGCATTCTCCTCGGGCAACCTCGAGAGCATGGTCGACATGGTTTCTTCTGACTCCACCGAAGCCACTGTCATGCGGTTCTGCTTCGTGAATGCCACGGGTCTGGTGAGTAATCTCATCTGGTCCGTTATGGGGAGCGTTCTTTGCTGACTGGCACTTGGATGAACAAGCGAGCTGCAGTGAATCGTTCTTCTAAACTGATAGCATTTGAATTATCTTACTTAACGATTGATCTTCTCAGCTGAACAGCGACTTGGTGACGCTGAACCGCACCGCCGTCGTCGCCTCCGTCGCCGCCGCCTTCACCACGCCCGCCCTTGCCGAAGCCGTCGTCTCCGCCGTCGCCACGTGCCCCGAGCCCGTCAACTACCAGCTCGCTGACTTCATCTCCTGTTTGAGATCTGCTTGCATGGCGAGCGTGACCGTGCCTGCCACTGCGGGCGGGTCGCCGTTCATGGGGTCTTCTCCATTCCCGATGATGTCACCTTACATGGGGTCACCTTACATGGGGTCACCTTACATGGGGTCCCCATCGGGAATGAAGTCCTCTCCATACATGGGGTCCCCGTTTGCCATGAAGAGTCCAGCCGCCATGGGAGCCAAACCTCCCAAGAAGGCTTCCCCCAAAATGGCCTCCTTCCCCACACAGGCTTAAACGCCTCAGAAGACCATTCAGGAAAAGGACTGCAGCCTCTTAGCAAGAAATGATATGTGGATTTCCCGTTTgattattatgttgtttttttatataatgtgaATGtgatctttctttccttactccAATAAAACTTGTCATTTAACATTTCGACTTCCTTTCCTAATTAGAGAGAAGCAACCGGCACTGTATAGTATACTTCCTGAGAACAGTTCCATAAGAATTAATTAATCAAGATATAAATGATAGAAACTAGCTCCCTTACACTAACCacaaagagtaataataaaaaaaagattatgtcACTTTTACAGTTTATGATCAAAcgaaaatctgaatgaaaatataaaagaaaagactcTAAATATATTCAGAAGCGTGGAAAACATATCTGTAGATTTTTTGACttctgaaatatatattcatcgacCTTTTCACAGGTACGATCAGTAACTACTTCCCCACAACATTTTACGGTTTTAAAAGAGTTTAATTATAAATGAAATCTAAATGAAtgatgcattattatcatcattattattattatttattattattattattattattatcattatggctattatctttattattatcattattgttattgttattattactatcattatcatcagtgtcattattattattatcattatcaataatactattattattgacattatcattaacaacgttgttatcatttttactattgttattatcaatattatgatgaagattattattcaatttattatcattatccttttaatcattatcattatcaatgccatcattatcatcgccatcactgtcgttatcattGCAGCTGTCATGATACATAAAGCGTGTCATTGTCAAGCTTGGCATCGTGACACGGCCGTTGCCATCCGAGTCGGAGGCTGTTCCTCTGAGCTACGGTGGCTTGCAGGtatcatgaaaaaaaacagaatatttcATTATCTTAGTTTCTGTATGGTGTGGATGAAGTAGAAAAAGATATTCTGATTATTTGCAGAATACTAGAAAACATGCCATTATAACAGAATTCTTTGATTTCAGAAATATGGATTCAATGACATTTTCACAGAAAAGATCTCTGGCTCCTTCCCCTTTTGGAAGTTCTTTTTATTATGAATGACCTACACatgatttgtcattatcattattattatcaccctcataattattactattactatcgttgtcatcatcaaagaaatcaaatctatctatctatctatctatcaatctatctatctatctattcatctgtctaactatctgtctatctatcaaccaatctatcaatcaatctatcaatcaatctatcaatctatctatctatctatctatctatctatctatctatctatctatctatctatctatctatctatctatctatctatctatctatctatctatctatctatctatctatatatatctatttacctatctgtctatctatttatctgtctatctctttatctgtcaaactatctgtcaatctacctatctatcataaCCATATCTGTTGTATAATTCTTGATAATAAAATTGCCGGATAGACAGATATCgttctatatctatcattctatgcatctatctgtctgtttgtctatctgtctgtctatctatccgtctgtctatctgtcagtctatctctctatctctatatatatatatctttatctctcactatctctctctgtctatctatctatctgtctatttgtatgtgacCACATATGgccataaatattttcatattggATAACTCTTGATTATATAGCCGATgctaatcaatgataataatattaagaatagcgTCCCATTCTTAATATGATCATGTGAACAGAAATTAGCATCTAACTAATCCGgtgtttcaataaaaaaaaaatgtaaaaagggaaataaatcgTCTTTCACGACAAACGCACGAGGTGCCGGCCGTCTTGTGAGATCATCTCAGGTCTTAGAAATGAATTTGTAAGACTATCCCGTGACAAGTCTCTGTGGCTTGGTTTTTGTCACGCGTGTTGGTTTTcgaatcgcccccccccctttgacccctccccttccctccccctcccgcataACTCCACCTCCTCGTGCCGTAATGCTTGTCTCCCTTagccctttacctcctccccccccccctttatcttctctctatcccttcgtcCTCCatgactcctccctcctctcccccgtaatcactccctcttcccctcctctaaacccctccctctccctcaaatccatcccttctcctccccttaacccctccctctctcttaaccccccccctctgccttctttactccaccccttccctcccctacccctcccttcccttccctttaacccccctctctcttaaacccctccctctcctccttcctccctcgccccaccttagcccctctctctccccctcctccccccctaacctcccccctctccttcccccctcaacctccccccatcATGACCACCAAATCCCTCAAAGTCGCGGATATATAAGGATGAGGCTTCGTTACCACAGCTTACTTTCGGTTCAGCTTCGGCCAAGGGAAGACGAGGTAAGCTTTGTTCAGATTTGTATTTTTCAcatttatctgtatgtttatctatgtttatatctttttcatgcattcattttatctatctattaattcatttaatcATCTActcattcgtctatctatctatctattcatttatccatttatctatctggtcattcatttatctatctatctgtacattcattcattttttatctacTAATTCGTTTATCaattgcatttattcatttatctatcatctcttcattataattatttatctattcatttatttattgattcgttgaactattcattcattcatctattatcaacctatttattcgtttatcatttagttatttaattattcacttatttatttatctgtttatcccttTTTGTAAATGTAAGCCTAATATTTGTCACTGCATTAATATCGCAATTGATTAAGAGGTTCCTTCTtcgttatctatttcattttaaaatgataataatgatgataataatactaattattattattatgattattattattattatcatcactattgttgttattcttattcctagtcttattgtcgttattgctgGTAttctattcttgttgttgttatttttattattttcatcaccatcattactattgttataattattatcattattattttttaccattattattgttatcattatcagtatcatcatcatcatcatcattgtcattctacttctgcttcttattatcatcattatctttatcaatatcattactattactaccatcatcattataattaccattatttttatcatcatcattgtccttatcattatcattattattaccagtatcattactgttactacgattatcattattactatcattgtccatatcattatcatcattatcactatcattgtccataacataattatcatttcattatcattgtccataacatgattatcatttcattatcattgtccataacataattatcatttcattatcattgtccataacataattatcatttccttatcatTTCCTTATCGATGGATTCCGACACGCGCGCAGAAGATGCAGAGTGTCGTGCTTGGCGTGCTTGCGCttgcggcgggggcggcggccgtCGTGCCTGCGGGCGGGTTCGCGGCCTCGCCCTGGGTTGACAGTAAGGCGAtcagtatctgtctgtctgtctatcaatctgtatatctgtctgtcagtctgtctgtctgtctctctctgtctgtctgtctgtcagtctgtctgtctgtctctctctgtctgtctgtctgtggatctgtaaatgtatatgtctatttgtctgtctattaatctgtaaatatatctgtctgtctatctgtttatctgtttatcaaagTGTagacatatctttctatctatctattaaagtgtaaatatatctgtctatctgtccatcaatctgcaaatgtatatgtatgcctatcagtctatctaataATCtgtaaatatgtctgtctgtctactcatGAAAAGTATTTCGATAAGTCACAGCCTTCGAATTCAtaaactgaaaatgaaaaaagaaaataaataaaataaaacaaaataaacacatccCCACTTTAcccccctccttttacctccactttacccccccccccccagcctcgaTGTGCTCCCCCACCGACTCCCTGATGGTGTGCCAGCTGAAGAAGGGCCAGTGCTCCCCCGTGGGCGCCGTGTTCTCCCCCCCGGGCGGCCCCGTCAAGGCCGTCACCTCCTGCGCCAACACCACCGGCGTCGCCCTCGGCCCGCAGTTCTTCATGAGCATCGGTTAGTCTTGGTTGCTTggtcatgtacgtacatacatggacatatacatacatacacacacgcaaatactcatacacacacaaacatgaatacacaaacacacacaggcaaacgtgccatatacaaaaaaaagaaacacatataaacagacgtaaacacacacgcacacacacacagaggcaaacatacacacatacacaagaagaaacacaaataaacagccGTAAACACACACTAGAAAacatatctacacaaacacatagcGTATGTGACCGCTCTCCCTCGAAATCGTGAAACTGACGTAGCTTTAACATCCTTCGACCTTGAGAATCCCTGTCTTGCGTCCACCGCCAACGCCCcctacaaaaaataattattttccgtAAATTTCATTATTCCTTTCAAAAAAATGATCTGATGGCTTTGAAAAACTGCTCTCTGGCCATGCTTTGGAGAGAGAATAATTTTActagtatatataattatgattacccacaagaaataagaaaatgatttgATGACTTTTTAAAAGATGTTCCCTTGTCATGCTTTTTATAGAGAATACTTTTACTTGTAATACGAATGAAAAGTGTCATGATTACCCACAAGAATTAAGATGATCTGACGACTTTGAAAATCTGTCGTTCTCTTCTTTAAATGCATGTAGAGATAAATAATGGATAATGAAAAATAGCCTCATTAGTTTTCATCTTCGCTCGGATgcaaaacaggaactttcattccTGTGGCATTACGTATTTCCTGCCCTAACCCAACCTGTCGCCCTCCGCCTTCAGGTCTGGCCTTCGTGAGTGGCAACCCCGAGAGCCTCGCCGACAAGACCTCCTCCGACCCCGCCGCCGTCACCGCCATCCGCCGCTGCGCCCTCAACGCCACGGGCCTGGTGAGGTTATGAGGCGCTCTGGGTTTCGGTTCGATGAGGGTTCATGTGGGGTGGAGTTTGGGCTGGTTTCTCTCCTCATCTGGTTCTCTTTTCTGTGGTCGCTCTCCGTTTTTCggtctcttttttgtgtctttttatttctccttcgtttttccaTTCTCTtgatttctgtctttgtctgtctgtctctctgtctattttgtctgtctctttcccattctctctctctctctttctctctgtcttcggtctctctctttctctctgtcttcgctctctctctctctttctctttcactcactctctctctctctctctctctctagctcgccgTGTCTTTTAGGAGATTTACATATTCTTCTGATGATCAATGTGATTTTGCATTCATCTTCAGCTGAACGCCGACATGATGACCCTGAACCGCACCGCCATCGCCGCCTCCGTCGCCTCCGCCTTCAGCAGCCCCGCCCTGGGCGCCGCCGTCTCCTTCGCCGTCGCCGCGTGCCCTGAACCCGTCGACTACAAGGTCACCGACTTCGTCACCTGCCTGAAGACGGCCTGCATGAACAGCGTGTCTGTGTCCCCGTTCATGCAGATGGCCAAGACGTCCTTCCAGAGCATGATGGCTGCTCCTCCTGCCGGCGCACCAGCTGCGGCCTAGGGTTCCTGGCGTGGGAAGGCGTGGATGAGAAGGGAATCATTCCACAATGATTTCGTTAAGTTGAATTATTCATCTTGTGGAAAgctttcattcccattcataccatTTCTATTCTTGATATCTGATAACGCTAGATTATGATGTTTGGATGTTGTTTTGGATGTtaacgcagagagagaaaaagctaaaatgtcttttcttcttctgcactGATTGTTATGCCATTTTGCGGTTGATTTTGAACGTTCATTGTTGGACAAAAAATCGCGTTGTAATGGAATTGTAGAGAATGTAGAAAATTATAACAGTGGAACGACTCTTTTTATCTTATTCGGCCTCTATATCTAGCAACAATTAATTTTCACTGGGAAAGGAATTACGAAGTAAACTATAATgctattttctattattaaagggtgtaaaataaacacatacgtacaatcaagacccacacacacacacacacctgcattggatatataactacatatagatagatattgtccGCATACTTACCAAATAACAACTACAAAATACAATATGGTCCAAAGTGCAAAAGTAATGAATTCATAGACCTTTATTGACTTTACTGAAGCACTTCTATTTAAACAGACAAAACTACGGTCAAAATAACTTACAAACAGTATCATATgattaggataatcatgatgatagcggTGATAGGGATAGGGAAGATGATATTAGTCATTACAATACCACTAACAATAGAATTTTTAAATactaatatcaaaataacaataataactcaattatgattttgataatacaagtaataatgattacggcACAGCAGATTAAtggtgacaataaaaaaatatgataactatgataaaataataaatataaatgataactatTTTGacagtgaaataataatgatacagtaataatagcaatataaaagataattgtaataatgatgataatgatgataacagtgataacaataattatgatgataatgataatactgataacaataatgatgcaataaagcagcaataaagatgataacagtaataataataatgacgataataataacaatgataataatgataataataataataataataataataataataataataataataataataatagtaatgataatggtaataacggcaatagttaataaaataataataatattgataataataataataataataataataataacaataacaatgataatattgtgtgtgtgtgtgtgtgtatgtctatgtatatacatatacccattaAGTTAGTCTCTCGGATGGATgggtaatgatgacaacaatttcCCTGCAACCGATTTAAGCTGAACGCGATCTGTATCAAAAGTTGAGTTCCAGCGCCGTGGCGCGCGGACCACGTGGGTCCGAGCGTGGGAAGGCCGTGCCGGGAGACCGCTGCCCCATCAAAGCGTTTGTTGAGGACTTATCCTGTATATTCGCGATGGGGTTTGCAgcagaggataaagaaaatgtaCTGCATTGAGTCAAGTAACTGGATATACACCGGTGAAAAAAATGTAGTGAAGTAGAGACacggtgaaataataataaaaaaatgttctAGAATAAATTAGGATCGGGTTAAAATTTGGTTATATTACTGCCAAATCCTATGCTCTACGTAGACACCACATTTACACTGGTTCTTCACCTTTTTAGTCTTAGATCCTTTTCAGAATCTGATGAAAGGTATGGACTCCCTTCCCTAGAAATATTAGCATAAAGACAACTTTGCATGCAATTTGTACTTTGGTTATTGAAGTTTGATTGTCTCATACATATTTGAGATACGAGGTTATTTAACTTTTAAGTAAACAATATAGAAAAACACAATTTTTTATGCAAAAAGTATAGCGGATATAAATGTTAACTGGATCTGATCCTCACGGAGCCCCTGCGACTGACCCATGGACCCCTCGTGGAGAATCCCTGCGCTAACGTAACACACCTTGCAAGGTTGACAAAAAACCAGCTGAACTATAATTTTGTGATACACGGCCGGttcgttaaaattgtgcgagtcccgaaccaataaaaaaataatgataaatagaaaataaataaaaggtaaaaaattcctatatacggacatacatacgtaccgaaataattatttatctgtcaatctagaCATACATAATTAccgaaaagatagataaatgtatatccatcagatagatagacagataagcattTATTTTTGTGAATATGCATATCCTTATATATGAAAAGTTATTTGGTCGgccgcacaattttaacaatctGGCCGATAGTCTCTAATTACTAGTTAATtagattaattaatcaattacaGGGCTGATTAATTTATTACCAATTAATTAATTAGCCCTCGAACACCTCATAACCATTATTAACCTCTAACAGCTCTTTACATCCTAGTATTTTTAGTTGAAATGGCACGTGGCTTTTGACGTTCAACCGACCAGCGCGTTTTCAGTGTATAACCGCCTTTCCTTATCAGAGGGTAGATCGTGCTAAGACAGTGTTACAGTATTCAAAGAGTATACTAAGGAATCATTATTCATTCCCTGTTGTTTCTCTTTGCTTAAGTTTTGTGATAATAATACGGATGGCGGATGGCGGACTTTGGCTGTAGaagcatttttttaaattttattattattttttttaatagaagAAACTTTCATGATAGGAGTACCATGCCATAGAAGACATGATAAATTGTATATCTCATGTAATGCAAATTTTTAGACAAATAAGTAGCCactatgttcctctctctctctctctctctctctctctctctctctctctctctctctctctctctctctctctctctctctctctctctctccctctctctctctctctctctcccatatacacgtacatgtacacatacacacgtaagctTTAAAGAACAGTATAAACGAGTGTCCAAGACGAGCGGATGACGACACCTGTTCCTCTGCTGATAATGGTCgccattttagtattattattattttattttattattttcttttagccAGCACTATCATTACTGGATATTTGATGTCA is part of the Penaeus vannamei isolate JL-2024 chromosome 19, ASM4276789v1, whole genome shotgun sequence genome and harbors:
- the LOC113806961 gene encoding uncharacterized protein; translated protein: MQSVVLGVLALAAGAAAVVPAGGFAASPWVDTSMCSPTDSLMVCQLKKGQCSPVGAVFSPPGGPVKAVTSCANTTGVALGPQFFMSIGLAFVSGNPESLADKTSSDPAAVTAIRRCALNATGLLNADMMTLNRTAIAASVASAFSSPALGAAVSFAVAACPEPVDYKVTDFVTCLKTACMNSVSVSPFMQMAKTSFQSMMAAPPAGAPAAA